One genomic window of Piliocolobus tephrosceles isolate RC106 chromosome 19, ASM277652v3, whole genome shotgun sequence includes the following:
- the CENPM gene encoding centromere protein M isoform X3 — protein sequence MEIPRGRKNSKCMGRVWDLPGVLKVEGFRATMAQRLVRVLQICAGHVPGVSALNLLSLLRSSEGPSLEDL from the exons ATGGAGATACCTCGTGGCAGGAAGAACAGCAAGTGCATGGGTCGAGTGTGGGACTTGCCTGGTGTGCTCAAG GTGGAAGGCTTTCGGGCCACCATGGCGCAGCGCCTGGTGCGCGTGCTGCAGATCTGCGCTGGCCACGTGCCTGGTGTCTCAGCTCTGAACCTGCTGTCCCTGCTGAGAAGCTCTGAGGGCCCCTCCCTGGAGGACCTATGA